From a region of the Methanolobus tindarius DSM 2278 genome:
- a CDS encoding acylphosphatase: MSDKNPNPDKLSAATILVTLRSSKGDFHEYASKIARQRSLNGYYQELPDGLYKIHVEGDKSSIQALIGYMEMNKTFDKVDTVAIDQVMVSWSSYSSTYSDFSIKE; the protein is encoded by the coding sequence ATGTCAGATAAGAATCCAAACCCTGATAAGCTCTCCGCTGCAACAATACTGGTAACTCTAAGGAGCTCAAAAGGTGATTTCCATGAGTATGCATCTAAAATAGCCAGACAACGCTCTTTAAATGGTTATTATCAGGAACTTCCGGATGGCCTGTACAAAATACATGTAGAAGGGGATAAATCATCTATACAGGCGTTGATTGGGTACATGGAAATGAACAAGACATTTGATAAAGTGGACACAGTAGCAATTGATCAGGTTATGGTTTCATGGTCATCATATTCTTCAACTTATTCTGATTTCAGCATCAAAGAATAA
- the gltA gene encoding NADPH-dependent glutamate synthase, producing the protein MADRQAMPLQDPKERAQNFDEVALGYTDEMALAEASRCLECKSPKCVDGCPVNIDIPGFIARIKSEDFDGAIGTIKLTNALPAVCGRVCPQEVQCEELCVLAKKGEPVAIGRLERFCADYERRKGVTPPVQPESTGKKVAIIGAGPAGLTAAADLAKKGHEVTIFESLHDTGGVLTYGIPEFRLPKAIVKEEVEYIKQLGVDVKVDYVIGKIKTLDELRNEYDAVFLGTGAGLPKFMGIEGENLNGVYSANEFLTRVNLMKAYQFPNYDTPIKRGKNVIVVGGGNVAMDAARSALRLGADEVSIVYRRGEDELPARKEEIENAKEEGIVFRLLTNPTRILEGENMTVNGVECIKMELGEPDESGRRSPVAVEGSEHVINADIVIIAIGTSPNPMIFSGSEGLETNSRGTIVVDDSGKTSLDNVYAGGDAVTGAATVISAMGAGKVAAKAINEYLSN; encoded by the coding sequence ATGGCAGACAGACAGGCAATGCCATTGCAGGATCCTAAAGAAAGGGCACAGAACTTCGATGAGGTTGCACTTGGTTATACTGATGAAATGGCTCTTGCAGAAGCTTCCAGATGCCTTGAGTGTAAGAGTCCAAAATGTGTTGACGGATGTCCTGTAAATATTGACATTCCAGGTTTCATAGCCCGCATAAAGTCTGAGGACTTTGATGGGGCTATTGGGACTATCAAACTTACAAATGCACTTCCGGCTGTGTGTGGACGCGTATGCCCGCAGGAAGTACAGTGCGAGGAATTGTGTGTACTGGCAAAGAAGGGAGAGCCGGTTGCAATTGGCAGACTCGAGCGTTTTTGTGCTGATTACGAAAGAAGGAAAGGTGTAACTCCTCCAGTACAGCCCGAATCAACTGGTAAGAAAGTTGCCATCATTGGTGCAGGTCCGGCAGGACTTACAGCAGCAGCAGATCTGGCAAAAAAAGGCCATGAAGTTACCATATTTGAATCACTTCACGACACCGGTGGTGTACTGACCTATGGAATTCCTGAATTCAGGCTTCCAAAAGCAATCGTAAAGGAAGAGGTTGAGTATATCAAACAGCTTGGTGTTGATGTCAAGGTGGATTATGTTATTGGCAAGATAAAGACCCTTGATGAGCTCAGAAATGAGTACGATGCTGTATTCCTTGGAACAGGTGCAGGTCTTCCAAAGTTCATGGGTATAGAGGGCGAGAACCTCAACGGTGTTTACTCTGCAAACGAGTTCCTTACAAGAGTGAACCTGATGAAAGCATACCAATTCCCTAACTATGACACTCCTATTAAGAGAGGTAAGAATGTGATAGTAGTTGGTGGTGGAAATGTTGCAATGGATGCTGCAAGAAGTGCACTCCGTCTTGGTGCAGATGAAGTGAGCATTGTCTATCGCCGTGGCGAGGATGAGCTCCCTGCAAGAAAGGAAGAAATTGAGAATGCAAAGGAAGAGGGCATTGTCTTCAGGCTTCTCACCAACCCAACAAGAATTCTTGAGGGTGAAAACATGACCGTCAATGGTGTGGAATGCATCAAGATGGAACTTGGCGAGCCTGATGAGTCCGGCCGCAGAAGCCCGGTTGCTGTAGAAGGTTCAGAGCATGTCATAAATGCTGACATTGTCATTATTGCAATTGGAACTTCTCCAAACCCAATGATATTCTCCGGTTCAGAGGGACTTGAAACCAATTCAAGAGGTACTATTGTTGTTGATGATTCTGGCAAGACCTCACTTGATAATGTCTATGCTGGCGGTGATGCTGTAACAGGTGCTGCAACAGTTATCAGTGCAATGGGTGCCGGAAAGGTTGCTGCAAAGGCAATCAATGAGTACCTCAGTAATTGA
- a CDS encoding polyprenol monophosphomannose synthase yields MLVSVVIPTYNEKENISVLVNSLIQIFNSNNINGNIVIVDDNSPDGTGELADELATNYKSQIHVIHRSGKLGIGTAHIAGFKYSLDNLNADLIFSMDSDLSHNPEYLPEFVKLSNQGYEIVVGSRYVKGGGVKNWGLHRRIMSKGANMLASTILGIKVKDMTTGYRCYSKNVLQKLDLDAIKSDGYSFLEEILYYCKKGGFSIGENPIVFVDRTHGSSKLSKNEMVKFFMTIIRLRFKN; encoded by the coding sequence TTGCTAGTCTCTGTTGTAATACCAACATATAATGAAAAAGAAAATATTTCGGTTCTTGTGAACAGTTTGATTCAAATATTCAACTCAAACAATATAAATGGAAATATTGTGATAGTTGATGATAACTCCCCGGATGGAACAGGAGAACTTGCCGATGAACTGGCTACTAACTACAAATCACAAATCCATGTTATACACAGAAGCGGAAAACTTGGAATAGGAACTGCACATATAGCAGGATTTAAGTACTCACTTGATAATCTCAATGCTGACCTTATATTCTCAATGGATTCAGATCTGTCACATAATCCTGAATATCTCCCTGAGTTTGTTAAATTAAGCAATCAGGGATATGAGATAGTCGTTGGCTCCAGATATGTAAAAGGAGGAGGAGTCAAGAATTGGGGACTTCATAGAAGAATTATGAGCAAGGGAGCAAACATGCTCGCTAGCACTATTCTTGGAATAAAAGTGAAAGATATGACCACAGGTTACAGATGTTATTCCAAGAATGTCCTTCAGAAACTGGATCTTGATGCTATTAAATCAGATGGCTATTCTTTTTTGGAAGAGATACTTTATTACTGCAAAAAAGGAGGATTTAGTATCGGCGAAAATCCTATTGTTTTTGTAGATAGAACGCATGGAAGTTCCAAGCTCTCAAAAAATGAGATGGTCAAATTCTTTATGACCATCATCAGATTGAGATTCAAGAACTGA
- a CDS encoding sulfide/dihydroorotate dehydrogenase-like FAD/NAD-binding protein, producing MSYQIVEKKEIASSVHMMKIKAPDVAKAAKAGQFIILRIDETSERVPLTIADFDSNEGTVTIIYQEMGKTTKQLAKMSASEELQDFVGPLGTPADVRKLGTVILVGGGVGIAPVYPQVKAYREAGNKVISVIGARNESLLILEDEMREASDELHVATDDGSKGHHGFVTDVVKNILDSGEKVARIVVIGPPILMKVAAGMTEPYGVETIVSLNPIMIDGTGMCGGCRVSVGGETKFACVDGPEFDAHKVDFNLLMSRLALYRSEESKCQENHDHKCTCRGEH from the coding sequence ATGTCATACCAGATTGTAGAGAAAAAAGAGATTGCATCATCAGTGCATATGATGAAGATCAAAGCACCAGATGTTGCCAAAGCCGCAAAGGCAGGCCAGTTCATCATTTTACGTATTGATGAGACCAGCGAAAGAGTTCCGTTGACAATTGCTGATTTTGATTCAAATGAAGGCACAGTTACTATAATTTACCAGGAAATGGGCAAGACAACAAAGCAACTTGCAAAGATGTCAGCTTCAGAAGAGCTTCAGGATTTTGTCGGACCTCTGGGCACTCCGGCAGATGTCAGGAAACTTGGAACTGTGATCCTTGTAGGTGGAGGAGTAGGAATTGCTCCGGTATATCCACAGGTAAAAGCATACCGTGAAGCAGGAAACAAAGTAATTTCTGTAATCGGTGCAAGGAACGAGAGTCTGCTGATTCTCGAGGATGAGATGAGAGAAGCAAGTGACGAACTTCATGTTGCAACAGATGACGGTTCAAAAGGTCACCACGGTTTTGTCACAGATGTTGTAAAGAACATTCTTGATAGCGGTGAAAAGGTTGCAAGAATCGTGGTCATAGGCCCTCCTATTCTCATGAAGGTCGCAGCAGGAATGACTGAGCCTTATGGTGTTGAAACTATTGTAAGCCTGAATCCTATTATGATAGACGGAACCGGTATGTGCGGAGGGTGCAGGGTATCTGTTGGTGGCGAAACTAAGTTTGCATGTGTTGACGGTCCTGAATTTGATGCTCACAAGGTTGACTTTAATCTGCTTATGAGCCGTCTGGCACTATATAGAAGTGAAGAATCAAAGTGTCAGGAAAATCACGATCACAAATGTACCTGCAGAGGTGAGCACTAA
- a CDS encoding AI-2E family transporter — MVHSEKDGISRIISAKWKIVSFTVVSLLFLLFCYILFPLADGIVLGLVFAYIARPIFMKLRRLKRIGALIATLCIVIPVVFIIGSGIVEILRQIVWVFENQSYVMNTSLDLLRSIDIPAGYSDDVQQLVWDISTSILPLLGRIGIIAYARNLVMFGINLFLAIFLCYFLLADGDSLYRAVLKVVPVSHKKEFERFVLHLDVILQGIFVGNASAALIVSVLSLIVFYAFGFSHVLALAALIFVASVIPMFAGYMVLLVLSVYRYLDQGLESAAVFFIVSSIVIYAPPELVLRPYLASIKSQIHPFLILVAFLGGGFVGGVAGFFLAPIVLGAIVAAYRVHINDNTAICSQMDLSLCNDDAELKNVAE; from the coding sequence ATGGTTCATAGTGAAAAGGATGGAATTTCTCGCATTATTTCAGCAAAATGGAAAATAGTTTCTTTCACAGTAGTTTCGCTTCTTTTCCTCCTCTTTTGCTACATACTTTTCCCTCTTGCAGATGGTATCGTGCTTGGGCTTGTATTTGCCTATATAGCCCGCCCCATCTTTATGAAACTCAGGCGCTTGAAAAGAATCGGGGCACTCATAGCAACATTATGTATCGTAATTCCTGTGGTATTTATCATTGGTTCAGGTATAGTAGAGATACTTCGCCAGATTGTATGGGTATTTGAGAATCAGTCTTATGTGATGAATACAAGTCTTGACCTCTTAAGATCCATCGACATACCAGCCGGATATAGTGATGATGTGCAGCAGTTGGTATGGGATATCTCAACATCTATCCTGCCGTTGCTTGGAAGGATAGGAATAATCGCTTATGCCCGCAATCTGGTAATGTTTGGAATTAACCTTTTCCTGGCTATATTCCTCTGTTATTTCCTGCTGGCTGATGGCGATAGTCTCTACAGGGCAGTATTAAAAGTGGTTCCTGTCAGTCACAAAAAGGAGTTTGAACGTTTCGTGCTGCATCTAGATGTAATATTGCAGGGAATTTTTGTGGGCAATGCATCTGCAGCTCTTATTGTAAGTGTTTTGTCCCTGATAGTTTTCTATGCATTCGGTTTCAGTCATGTTCTGGCACTTGCAGCACTTATATTTGTGGCATCTGTGATTCCGATGTTTGCTGGTTACATGGTTTTGCTCGTTCTTTCAGTTTATCGTTATCTTGATCAGGGGCTTGAAAGTGCAGCTGTGTTCTTTATAGTCTCATCCATTGTGATTTATGCACCACCAGAACTGGTACTGCGTCCTTATCTTGCAAGCATAAAATCCCAGATCCATCCATTCCTGATTCTTGTTGCTTTCCTGGGTGGTGGTTTTGTAGGCGGTGTTGCAGGTTTTTTCCTGGCTCCTATAGTTCTTGGTGCTATTGTTGCAGCATACAGGGTGCACATTAATGATAATACTGCTATCTGCTCGCAGATGGACCTATCACTCTGTAATGACGATGCTGAACTCAAAAACGTAGCAGAATAG
- the thiI gene encoding tRNA uracil 4-sulfurtransferase ThiI yields the protein MENVIIVRYGELALKSTGVRNWYEKILVKNISAMLDHRGVPYSSITREWGRIFIKSDDTRAAKAAADVFGVVSTSFAQVTSASIEAAGSLCAELADGYISEGQSFAIRARRTGNHSFSSRDIGMKCGDAVWKMLESKGFSPSVDLTNPDREIFVEMRQSKSYVFTETVEGVGGLPLGTQGKMISLVSGGIDSPVATWLMMKRGIEVIPVYCNNTPFNDDRAHRRTMDCLKALQDWCPGYPFKFYEVPHGNNLQSFVDNCSKNKTCLLCKRTMYRIALKIMKKEGASGIITGSSIGQVASQTTFNMYAELYGLCVPLYHPLIAFDKNEIIDIARKIGTYDISIRETGGCGAVPVHPEVKAAIDSMITEEAKIDIEDLVEASVENASISRINNE from the coding sequence ATGGAAAACGTTATCATTGTAAGATATGGCGAACTTGCATTAAAGAGCACAGGCGTTCGTAACTGGTACGAGAAAATCCTTGTAAAGAACATATCTGCCATGTTGGATCATCGTGGTGTCCCTTATTCCAGTATTACTCGTGAGTGGGGCAGGATTTTCATTAAAAGTGATGATACCAGAGCTGCAAAAGCAGCAGCCGATGTTTTTGGTGTGGTTTCCACATCCTTTGCGCAGGTCACTAGTGCAAGCATTGAAGCAGCAGGGTCTTTATGCGCAGAACTTGCGGATGGTTACATATCAGAAGGCCAGTCCTTTGCAATCCGGGCAAGGCGCACAGGCAATCATTCATTTTCATCACGCGATATTGGAATGAAATGTGGCGATGCTGTCTGGAAGATGCTTGAATCAAAAGGTTTCTCACCTTCAGTTGATCTTACAAACCCTGACAGGGAAATATTTGTTGAAATGCGTCAGAGCAAGTCCTATGTGTTTACTGAAACCGTAGAAGGCGTAGGAGGTTTGCCACTTGGAACTCAGGGCAAGATGATTTCACTGGTGTCCGGTGGAATTGATTCACCTGTTGCCACTTGGCTTATGATGAAACGTGGAATTGAGGTAATTCCTGTTTACTGTAACAATACTCCATTTAATGATGACCGTGCGCACAGGCGTACGATGGATTGTCTCAAAGCACTTCAGGACTGGTGTCCGGGGTATCCATTTAAGTTTTATGAAGTTCCACATGGTAATAATCTTCAGTCTTTTGTTGACAATTGCTCTAAGAACAAGACATGTCTTTTGTGTAAACGTACAATGTACAGGATTGCCCTGAAGATTATGAAAAAGGAAGGTGCATCAGGAATTATTACCGGTTCTTCTATTGGCCAGGTTGCCTCTCAGACAACTTTTAATATGTATGCGGAACTTTACGGCCTTTGTGTTCCACTTTATCATCCACTGATAGCTTTTGATAAGAATGAGATCATTGATATAGCCAGAAAGATCGGAACATATGATATTTCTATTCGTGAAACTGGTGGATGCGGAGCCGTACCTGTGCATCCTGAAGTGAAAGCAGCAATAGATTCAATGATTACAGAGGAAGCTAAGATTGATATAGAGGATCTGGTGGAAGCTTCTGTAGAAAATGCAAGTATCTCCAGAATTAATAACGAGTAA
- a CDS encoding acylphosphatase → MQDKLSNAEDISSATILVTGRVQGVYFRRFTVDNAQKLGLVGFARNLQDGRVEVFAEGKATSIQRLIDFLHIGPAHANVEDVSVEWSEPAGEYTDFSIKR, encoded by the coding sequence ATGCAGGATAAATTATCCAATGCAGAGGATATTTCCTCTGCAACAATACTTGTAACAGGAAGGGTTCAGGGAGTTTATTTCCGCAGGTTTACTGTGGATAATGCGCAAAAACTCGGTCTTGTCGGTTTTGCCAGAAACCTGCAGGATGGCAGGGTTGAGGTATTTGCAGAAGGTAAAGCTACCTCTATCCAGAGGCTCATTGATTTCCTGCATATAGGTCCGGCTCATGCAAACGTTGAGGATGTGAGTGTTGAGTGGTCAGAACCTGCAGGTGAATATACTGATTTTTCAATAAAGCGCTAG
- a CDS encoding phosphoadenosine phosphosulfate reductase domain-containing protein: MVSMKKCKSSSSDSGKASRQNSSSGKYHVRSSGSMSSGYMKSSSHSQKKDRGESRSKPVQKYASNEKDYIFWCQRCNVPLIEKECGICGVEGAKIDLSQPADVRFCSPYEREVLHDFLIAEFGTDPLGDRIILMNKIPGDDKTDEVIVDSFVFGILRFDMQKMDYSFEPSVPGAHILIGNTEKKTVVLKKNFRHLNGKKVRYDMVDSMSDDIRVNDTVLIKSGNITGFGVALCDAKEAPAFDGPVLRVRKVDSQQFSLNKKVPGMDDVVAANVSHIRKIGRNAMNTIKGIANQKEYKNLPVNVSFSGGKDSLVVLDLTVSSLKNKNNREIRAFFLNTGIEFPETVEFAHNYCRDNGIELLEKNAASDFWDNVEAFGPPAKDFRWCCKICKLAPANEAIDECLKKSPTCITIDGKRRYESFSRARISTSENNPFVPGQLNIFPIKDWKAIEVWLYIYWRKLDYNPLYDLGFERVGCYLCPAALSAEYLRLRDLHLELHEKWNTFLMGWAKKNGLSESFIEHGLWRWKELPPKMIKLCEDMGISSSATAEESEFSVSITSGISPCKAGGYTIEASVHGFSMNKTRDVMNILGKTVFSEELGLLMVRDKTSTIKIFSSGNLVVNSDDKSLADSEFAETSRQLLKAHRCTGCGICIKSCPVNAISIKDGHVCIDEKCIHCGKCTDSCVVLRYEDKLR, encoded by the coding sequence ATGGTATCAATGAAAAAATGCAAATCCTCTTCCAGTGATTCTGGAAAAGCCAGCAGGCAAAATAGTTCTTCCGGTAAATATCATGTGAGAAGTTCAGGTTCAATGTCATCCGGATACATGAAGTCTTCCAGTCATTCACAAAAAAAGGATAGAGGAGAAAGTCGCAGTAAACCAGTTCAGAAGTATGCCAGTAATGAGAAAGATTACATCTTCTGGTGTCAGAGATGTAATGTACCACTGATTGAAAAGGAATGTGGAATTTGCGGTGTTGAAGGGGCAAAGATAGATCTGTCACAACCGGCGGATGTAAGGTTCTGTTCCCCGTACGAAAGAGAAGTTCTACATGATTTTCTTATTGCTGAATTCGGGACTGATCCTTTAGGTGACAGGATAATCCTGATGAACAAGATACCTGGGGATGACAAGACCGATGAGGTCATAGTCGATTCTTTTGTATTCGGCATTCTTCGTTTCGATATGCAAAAAATGGATTATTCATTTGAGCCTTCTGTACCGGGTGCCCACATACTTATCGGTAACACAGAAAAGAAAACTGTAGTTTTGAAAAAGAATTTCAGGCATCTTAATGGTAAAAAGGTTCGTTACGACATGGTGGATTCCATGTCTGATGATATCAGGGTAAATGATACTGTCCTGATAAAATCGGGTAATATCACAGGATTTGGTGTAGCTTTATGCGATGCAAAAGAAGCACCTGCGTTTGATGGTCCTGTACTTAGGGTCAGGAAAGTTGACTCTCAACAATTCTCATTGAATAAAAAAGTGCCAGGCATGGATGATGTGGTGGCTGCAAATGTATCTCACATACGCAAGATTGGCAGAAATGCAATGAACACCATTAAGGGAATTGCAAATCAGAAAGAATATAAAAATCTCCCTGTAAATGTCTCATTCAGTGGAGGCAAAGACAGCCTTGTAGTACTTGATCTTACTGTGAGTTCATTGAAAAATAAAAACAACAGGGAAATCCGTGCATTTTTCCTCAATACCGGTATAGAGTTTCCTGAAACGGTGGAATTTGCTCACAACTATTGCAGGGACAATGGAATAGAGCTACTGGAAAAAAATGCAGCTTCAGATTTCTGGGACAACGTAGAGGCATTTGGTCCCCCTGCAAAGGATTTTCGCTGGTGCTGTAAGATATGCAAGCTTGCACCTGCAAACGAAGCAATAGATGAATGTCTTAAAAAATCTCCTACCTGTATAACCATTGATGGAAAACGCAGGTATGAGTCATTCTCAAGAGCACGCATTTCAACAAGTGAAAACAATCCATTTGTGCCAGGGCAACTCAATATTTTTCCAATCAAAGATTGGAAGGCAATTGAAGTCTGGCTGTATATATATTGGAGAAAGCTTGACTACAACCCTCTTTATGATTTAGGTTTTGAAAGAGTCGGATGTTATCTTTGTCCGGCAGCACTCTCAGCAGAATATCTGCGTTTGCGGGATTTGCATCTGGAATTACATGAAAAATGGAACACATTTCTCATGGGGTGGGCAAAGAAAAATGGTCTTTCAGAGTCCTTTATAGAACACGGCCTCTGGAGATGGAAAGAACTCCCTCCTAAAATGATTAAACTCTGTGAGGACATGGGAATTTCCTCATCTGCAACGGCAGAAGAATCTGAGTTCAGTGTAAGCATTACATCAGGTATATCCCCTTGCAAGGCAGGCGGCTATACAATCGAAGCTTCTGTTCACGGCTTTTCCATGAACAAAACAAGAGATGTAATGAACATACTGGGAAAAACTGTATTTTCAGAGGAACTCGGTCTTCTCATGGTTCGGGATAAAACATCTACAATTAAGATATTCTCATCAGGTAATCTTGTTGTCAATTCCGATGACAAATCTTTAGCAGACTCGGAATTTGCAGAAACTTCGCGCCAGTTATTGAAAGCTCACAGGTGTACAGGCTGTGGAATATGTATCAAATCCTGTCCTGTGAATGCAATTTCAATAAAAGATGGTCATGTCTGCATAGATGAAAAGTGTATACATTGTGGCAAATGTACTGATTCCTGTGTGGTTTTGAGGTATGAAGACAAGCTTCGATGA
- a CDS encoding threonine--tRNA ligase yields the protein MQLLLIHSDYIEYEVKKSTPVAEKIEDSFKQGRLEEALTAFIAVEKVDEANVEGAISKAVEEIKSVATQVKAENIMVYPYAHLSSDLSSPKAGVAILKGIEDALSGEFIVKRAPFGWYKAFKISCKGHPLSELSRSIIPDESTGAESSTCGEVVKEEVVSEALKAESTAKSYWHVLTPDGELHDATTFDFTGHENLGKFVDYEISKKRAVEKAPPHVELMRRLELADYEPGSDSGNMRYYPKGRLMKSLLETYVLEETSKVDAMEVETPLMYDMNHPTLKKYLDRFPARQYSIESDKRQMFLRFAACFGQFLMNHDMTISYKNLPLKMVEMTRYSFRKEQRGELVGLRRLRAFTMPDMHSLCADMEGAIDQFGKQYNMCIAVLDKIGIKVDDFEVAIRFTRDFYNENKDFITQLAKTVDKPVLVEMWDTRFFYFVLKFEFNFVDALAKASALSTVQIDVENAERYDINYIDSDGSANRPVILHCSPSGAIERCIYGLLEKEAMKAEEGGVPMLPLWLSPTQVRVLPIADKHMDYAMQVADKLNCRVDIDDREDTVGKKIREAGREWIPYVVVVGDSEMESGTINVTIRAESEPKKPVKVEMTPEDLNARIASETEGMPYKGLCLAKMLSQRPKFL from the coding sequence ATGCAGTTATTACTTATCCATTCTGATTATATCGAATATGAAGTGAAAAAAAGCACTCCTGTGGCTGAAAAGATTGAAGATTCCTTTAAACAGGGAAGACTTGAGGAGGCTCTTACAGCTTTTATTGCAGTTGAAAAGGTTGACGAGGCAAATGTTGAAGGTGCTATTTCCAAAGCTGTAGAAGAGATTAAGAGTGTAGCTACACAGGTGAAGGCTGAGAATATCATGGTTTATCCGTATGCCCACCTTAGTTCTGATCTCTCTTCCCCAAAAGCAGGTGTTGCGATCTTAAAAGGTATAGAAGATGCCCTTTCAGGAGAGTTCATTGTAAAGAGAGCGCCATTTGGGTGGTACAAGGCATTCAAGATAAGCTGTAAAGGACACCCACTTTCCGAGCTGTCACGTTCAATTATCCCGGATGAATCAACTGGTGCAGAGTCTTCAACCTGCGGTGAAGTTGTGAAAGAGGAAGTTGTCTCCGAAGCACTCAAAGCAGAGAGCACTGCCAAATCTTACTGGCATGTCCTGACGCCAGACGGTGAGCTTCATGATGCTACTACTTTTGATTTCACAGGTCATGAGAATCTTGGGAAATTTGTGGATTATGAGATTTCCAAGAAGAGAGCTGTTGAAAAAGCACCACCACATGTAGAGCTTATGCGCAGGCTGGAACTTGCGGATTATGAACCCGGGTCAGATTCCGGTAACATGCGTTACTATCCAAAGGGTCGTCTTATGAAGTCACTCCTTGAAACATATGTGCTGGAGGAAACCTCAAAGGTTGATGCAATGGAGGTCGAAACACCTCTGATGTATGATATGAACCACCCAACCCTTAAGAAGTATCTTGACAGGTTCCCTGCACGTCAGTACTCCATTGAATCTGACAAGAGGCAGATGTTTTTGAGATTTGCCGCATGTTTCGGTCAGTTCCTCATGAACCACGACATGACAATTTCCTACAAGAACCTGCCACTCAAGATGGTCGAGATGACCAGATACAGTTTCAGGAAGGAGCAGCGTGGTGAACTTGTGGGCTTAAGGAGACTTAGGGCTTTCACAATGCCGGATATGCACAGTCTCTGTGCTGACATGGAAGGTGCAATAGACCAGTTCGGCAAGCAGTACAACATGTGTATCGCTGTCCTTGACAAGATTGGCATCAAGGTGGATGACTTTGAGGTTGCTATCAGGTTTACAAGGGATTTCTATAACGAGAACAAGGACTTCATCACACAGCTTGCAAAGACTGTGGACAAACCGGTACTTGTTGAGATGTGGGATACCCGTTTCTTCTACTTCGTCCTTAAATTCGAGTTCAACTTCGTTGATGCTCTTGCAAAGGCAAGCGCACTATCAACCGTACAGATCGATGTTGAGAATGCTGAAAGGTATGACATTAATTATATAGATTCAGATGGAAGTGCCAACAGGCCGGTAATTCTCCACTGCTCACCAAGTGGTGCAATAGAGCGCTGTATATATGGTCTTCTTGAGAAAGAGGCTATGAAGGCAGAAGAAGGTGGAGTTCCAATGCTTCCGCTCTGGCTCTCTCCGACTCAGGTAAGAGTTCTTCCAATAGCTGACAAACACATGGATTATGCCATGCAGGTTGCTGACAAACTTAACTGTCGTGTTGATATAGATGACAGGGAAGATACAGTTGGTAAGAAAATACGTGAGGCAGGTCGTGAATGGATTCCATACGTTGTTGTTGTAGGTGACAGTGAAATGGAAAGTGGAACTATCAATGTGACTATCCGTGCAGAATCTGAACCAAAGAAACCTGTAAAGGTTGAAATGACTCCTGAAGATCTTAATGCAAGAATTGCTTCAGAAACCGAAGGCATGCCATACAAGGGACTTTGTCTTGCAAAGATGCTTTCACAGAGGCCAAAATTCTTATAA